A window of Costertonia aggregata contains these coding sequences:
- a CDS encoding alpha/beta hydrolase, protein MEENYIIAPQAPSKYYLKNDYKHVGASWLTKENTVLETKNVVSYLDAVLRSENIPDNINLIVFGFSQGVSIAMRWVAKRQLKCSKLILYAGVIPNELSPKNFDFLSENETDVHIINRK, encoded by the coding sequence GTGGAAGAGAATTATATCATAGCACCGCAGGCCCCTTCTAAATATTATTTGAAAAACGATTACAAACATGTCGGCGCCAGTTGGTTGACCAAAGAAAATACTGTTTTGGAAACCAAAAACGTAGTTTCATATTTGGATGCCGTATTGCGCTCCGAAAATATTCCGGATAACATAAATTTAATTGTTTTTGGATTCTCGCAGGGAGTATCTATCGCTATGCGGTGGGTAGCAAAACGACAGTTAAAATGTTCAAAACTGATTTTATATGCCGGTGTAATACCCAATGAACTCAGCCCGAAGAATTTTGATTTTTTGAGTGAAAATGAAACCGACGTTCACATAATCAATCGGAAATAA
- a CDS encoding GNAT family N-acetyltransferase, giving the protein MLRHAFETLLFEKVEFRIDERNTRSRKAVEKLGATLEGILRKM; this is encoded by the coding sequence ATGCTACGTCATGCTTTTGAAACACTACTTTTTGAAAAAGTCGAATTTCGTATTGACGAGCGTAATACGCGCTCTAGAAAAGCAGTTGAAAAATTAGGAGCGACCTTAGAAGGTATTTTGCGAAAAATGTAA
- a CDS encoding GNAT family N-acetyltransferase — protein MRSRLKNRYLFNREQTDKKRCGSTRFGLIDTTHKVLHIGWTWIAPETRGTGFNHQMKF, from the coding sequence ATGAGAAGTCGGTTGAAAAATCGATACCTTTTTAATCGTGAACAAACAGACAAAAAACGTTGTGGCAGTACCCGCTTTGGTTTGATAGATACTACCCATAAAGTGTTGCATATTGGATGGACATGGATAGCACCGGAAACCCGTGGAACAGGTTTTAACCATCAAATGAAATTTTAA